The DNA window AAAATAGTTTTTCCCATATTATAATCATCTCCATTGATATCTTCATAAGCAACGGAGAGGTCAATGATATTAAGGAGATGTGTGGTTAATTCGCCTCGCCATCCCTGAGAACTTTTGATACTATCTAATCGGCTTTCTTTGGTTACAACAGAATCTCCTGAAATGATTGTTCTTTCATTATCATAAAGATAGTTAAAATAATTAGGTTCAAATTCCTTTCCAAATATACGATATTCAAGATTCAAATCAAATATAAGGAAGTGTGAGCCGAAACCCGGGAAAATAAATCCATTTCCATAATCTATTATCTGAGCAAATTCTCCATAATTGTAAAGTTTAAATAGTTTGTTATTGATAATAGGAATGATATAGTCAAAGCCTAAAGCTGTTATACCTTCTTTTTTTCCTAATTTATAAACTTTTTTTAAGCTTTGAAAAAGTGAATCAGTGTCTTGATTTGCATCAAGAATATTATCTCCATTCGCATCTATATCTACCTCAGGGGATCCTATATCAGTAGAATCGCGAGGATCGGGCCAACCATTCCCATCAGTATCTGCCCACCATTCATCGTCATCGGGAAAGTCATCAAATTTGTCAGGATAATCATCTCCATCACTATCTTTCAAAGCACCTAATTGATTTAAATCTGTAGCTGCTGTAACTCCGAATTGGATGTTTTTGATAATAGGAATATCAAGATTTTTCAAAGGCTTGCCTTTAACTCTGGCAGCGAAAATATCTGCTTCATAAACATTTGGGCAGAAGGCTTCAAAGCCTAAGTCGTAAATATTTGTATTTACAGCTATTTCTGTACCCAATTGTTTTTTATCAGGATAGTTAAGCATATTCGTGTAGTCCTTCATAATTAGACCCTGACCATATTTTACTCTGGGGAAACTTCCAAAGCGGCAATAGAATGGGTCAGTCTTTTTTGCGAACTGTATATATAGGAATTTATTAAGATAATCCTCAAAGGAATCCCAATTCTCTTTTCTAAGTTTACCATTACTGTCAATAAGTAGGTTAAAATCAAGACCGAGTTTAAATTTCCAGATTGAGAACTCAGGCATTAATCTTATTTGAGAGTAAGTCTTTCCATTTATATTTACCGTTCCTATTCCACAGGACATTGGAAATGGAAGTGCTGATTTCTTTTCTGCCTTGGTTTTTTCTATTTTCTTTTGTTCTGGCGGAGCTTCCGGGATTTCAATTTCTTCCTCTATCTGTGGAGCTTTTTCTTCAATTTCAATTTTAGCTTCAATTTCTTCCTGAATTTCGTCAGGAATTTGATTATATTGTAATGGTTGTATAACTGGTGGCTCCATACCATTGGAGAATCCCTGATTTCCTGAAGGGATATTAACTATACCGAATTCATTTCCCAATTCAATGGTTCCCTCAAAAACCAATACTGTTGTATGTCCCGTTTGTGGATCAACGGAAGTGAGAAATTTTGTTCCCTTTACTGCAGCTACAGCAGTAGGTGTTTGCACAGAGAAACTACCTAAGTTATGTGTGACTTTTGCCCATAGATTACCACTATCTAGGTTAAGTTTCTTGGCAATACCTATGTCTTTTTCCAATCCTATTGTTAAGGTACTATTTGAAAATAGTTTAATTATAGCCCCATTATCTGAGAAATTAACGATTGCAAGAGAATTGTCTTTTGTTGATAATATATCACCGTTAAAAATGAGAGTCCCGGTTTCAGCGGGTTGTAACCGATGTTTATGATTTAATATAACTTCTCCCTTTGTTTTTAAAACCATTGCAAATGGGTCTGACTCCTGAGCAAATATTGAGCCGGCAGTAAATATTACAAGAATCAATGATAAAATAAAGAAATGTATCTTAACATTATTTAGAGAAGTCATTTTTCCTCCCTTGCTTCCTGTTTTAACTTAAACAGGATAAAAGTTTTACTTGACACCATTGTTTTATTTTTAGCATAAACATATTAAGGAAGATAAATGGGATTTATATTATTCAGTGTCAAGATATTTAGAAATGACATAGTTATATATTTTTATTTATAATTGAAAATCATGAGAACTGCAAAATAGATATTTTTAGGATTAGCCCCCTGATTTATCAGGGGGAGCCTAAAAAAAAGAAATACTTAACCGATTTATCGGTTTCTCATAAACTCTTTCTGCAAGCGGGTAACCCCCAATTTAATTGGGGGTTGAAACAGTTAAAATATTCTTTTATTTGTTTACCCCACAATAAATTGTGGGGCTAACCCTAATTTATATTTTATCATATTTTGCAGGACGCATAATTGAGAATTTTCAAAGGAGAAATATGCTAAAGATAAGTTTAATAACTATTGGAAATGAAATCTTACTGGGCAAAACCGTAAATACAAATTTGGCATATATCGGAAATGAACTTGCAAAAATAGGGCTACCATTACATCAATCAGTAACAATTAAAGATGAAAGTGTGGTTATTCTTAAAACCCTTGAGGAGATTAAGAAAGAAAGTGATATGGTCATTACAACAGGTGGTTTGGGTCCAACGAAAGATGATGTAACGAAGAAAAGTATCGCCAAATTCTTTAGCAAAGACCTTGAATTTCGGGAAGCAATTTGGTCACATATTAAGGAATTATATCATCAGAAAAACATACAAATACCTGAAATTGTGAAAACTCAAGCAGAGGTTCCTATAGGATTCAAAACAATTAAGAATAAGTATGGCACAGCTCCTGGATTGCATTTTCAAAATAACCGTAAGAATTTTTTTGCATTGCCGGGTGTGCCCTCAGAAATGAAAGAGATGGTTAAGGATTATCTTATACCTTTTTTGAGAAAGAACTATCAAACCAAATCATTCTATCTGAAAACAATACGAACAATTGGATTATTAGAGGCTGACTTGAGTGGAAGATTAAAAGATGTTAAAGAGACGAAGAGTGTTAATATTGCTTTTCTCCCTCAACCTGGAAGGGTAAGTATAAGAGTGTATGGAACCGAACTTAATGAATTTAATACAATTGTAAATATGATTGAAAAGAGAATCGGTGAGTTTGTATATGGGTATAATGAGGACAATATTGTTGAGCTTTGCCATAAGAAATTACTAAGTCAAAATAAGACTTTGGCTGTTGCAGAATCTTGTACTGGCGGATTAATCCAGAATTTGTTTACCAATAATTCAGGGAGCTCAAAATATCTTTTAGGCGGAATAGTTTCTTATAGCAGTAAAGCAAAGATGGATTTATTAAATGTAAGGAAAGAGACTCTCGAAAGATTCGGCGCTGTAAGTGAGCAAACTGTTAAAAAAATGTTGCAAGGTGTAAGAAGAAGATTCAAGAGCAATTATGCAATTGCGGTTTCTGGGATTGCTGGACCAACTGGTGGAACTCCCGAGAAACCTGTCGGACTTGTCTTTATCGGAGTAAATATTGAAGGTAATATTCTTATTAAAAAATTTAATTTCTCAGGGACTCGTGAACAAATTAAAGAAAAAAGTGCAATTAATAGCATTTATTTGTTACTAAAAAATATATGAGTCCACTATAAA is part of the Candidatus Cloacimonadota bacterium genome and encodes:
- a CDS encoding FecR family protein, with the translated sequence MTSLNNVKIHFFILSLILVIFTAGSIFAQESDPFAMVLKTKGEVILNHKHRLQPAETGTLIFNGDILSTKDNSLAIVNFSDNGAIIKLFSNSTLTIGLEKDIGIAKKLNLDSGNLWAKVTHNLGSFSVQTPTAVAAVKGTKFLTSVDPQTGHTTVLVFEGTIELGNEFGIVNIPSGNQGFSNGMEPPVIQPLQYNQIPDEIQEEIEAKIEIEEKAPQIEEEIEIPEAPPEQKKIEKTKAEKKSALPFPMSCGIGTVNINGKTYSQIRLMPEFSIWKFKLGLDFNLLIDSNGKLRKENWDSFEDYLNKFLYIQFAKKTDPFYCRFGSFPRVKYGQGLIMKDYTNMLNYPDKKQLGTEIAVNTNIYDLGFEAFCPNVYEADIFAARVKGKPLKNLDIPIIKNIQFGVTAATDLNQLGALKDSDGDDYPDKFDDFPDDDEWWADTDGNGWPDPRDSTDIGSPEVDIDANGDNILDANQDTDSLFQSLKKVYKLGKKEGITALGFDYIIPIINNKLFKLYNYGEFAQIIDYGNGFIFPGFGSHFLIFDLNLEYRIFGKEFEPNYFNYLYDNERTIISGDSVVTKESRLDSIKSSQGWRGELTTHLLNIIDLSVAYEDINGDDYNMGKTILGQVNLKRGLIPRLSYAYARYSQTKVKDLTTWKSPNATIETQIGYELSYNTILVANYKEYYEDLNDDGKIKGDDETITSFSFGVQFKF
- a CDS encoding competence/damage-inducible protein A; the protein is MLKISLITIGNEILLGKTVNTNLAYIGNELAKIGLPLHQSVTIKDESVVILKTLEEIKKESDMVITTGGLGPTKDDVTKKSIAKFFSKDLEFREAIWSHIKELYHQKNIQIPEIVKTQAEVPIGFKTIKNKYGTAPGLHFQNNRKNFFALPGVPSEMKEMVKDYLIPFLRKNYQTKSFYLKTIRTIGLLEADLSGRLKDVKETKSVNIAFLPQPGRVSIRVYGTELNEFNTIVNMIEKRIGEFVYGYNEDNIVELCHKKLLSQNKTLAVAESCTGGLIQNLFTNNSGSSKYLLGGIVSYSSKAKMDLLNVRKETLERFGAVSEQTVKKMLQGVRRRFKSNYAIAVSGIAGPTGGTPEKPVGLVFIGVNIEGNILIKKFNFSGTREQIKEKSAINSIYLLLKNI